A section of the Kribbella sp. HUAS MG21 genome encodes:
- the pflB gene encoding formate C-acetyltransferase, translating into MTDTIDAQPRSTTAAWHGFTGTRWREQIDVADFVRANVTPYAGDGSFLVGPADRTRRLWQAVSALFPAERERGVLDVDTHTPSTITSHAPGYIDRDDELIVGLQTDQPLKRAIMPNGGLRMVADGLTAYGYELDPEVRRIFTQYRKTHNDGVFDAYTPQILAARRSAVITGLPDAYGRGRIVGDYRRVALYGVGRLIADREAARADLAARRSTADVIRDREELAEQIKALRELVEMAASYGFDVTRPAGTAQEAVQWLYFAYLAATKEQNGAAMSLGRTSTFLDIYLQRDLAAGLIDESTAQELVDQLVVKLRIIRFLRTPQYDELFSGDPTWVTESIGGLAADGRALVTRTSFRYLQTLYNLGPAPEPNLTVLWSPDLPPGFKDFAAQVSLDTSSIQYESDELLRPRYGDDTAIACCVSAMPVGKAMQFFGARVNLAKTLLYAINGGRDEVTGDQVAPASPAVSGDVLDYDDVMARLDTMMGWLAETYVDALNVIHYMHDKYCYERLEMALHDYPVHRTMACGIAGLSVAADSLSAIRYATVRPVRDDRGIVVDFTRAGDFPTFGNDDDRADEIAASLVDTFMAKVRAQQTYRDAEPTQSVLTITSNVVYGKSTGNTPDGRRAGEPFAPGANPMNGRDHHGMLAAALSVAKLPYDAARDGISLTSSVTPAGLGRTRDEQIANLVGVLDSFVDAGGFHLNINVLDRDTLIDAMEHPDDYPSLTVRVSGYAVNFVRLTREQQLDVINRTFHAGI; encoded by the coding sequence ATGACTGACACCATCGACGCACAGCCCCGCAGCACCACCGCCGCTTGGCACGGATTCACCGGGACCCGTTGGAGGGAGCAGATCGACGTCGCCGACTTCGTCCGCGCCAACGTGACGCCGTACGCGGGCGACGGTTCGTTCCTCGTGGGGCCGGCCGATCGCACCCGCCGGCTCTGGCAGGCGGTCTCCGCCCTCTTCCCGGCCGAGCGCGAACGCGGCGTACTCGACGTCGACACCCACACGCCGTCCACGATCACCAGCCACGCACCGGGGTACATCGACCGCGACGACGAGCTGATCGTCGGCCTGCAGACCGATCAGCCGCTGAAGCGCGCGATCATGCCCAACGGCGGGCTGCGGATGGTTGCCGACGGCCTGACGGCGTACGGGTACGAGCTCGACCCCGAGGTCCGCAGGATCTTCACGCAGTACCGCAAGACGCACAACGACGGCGTGTTCGATGCGTACACCCCGCAGATCCTCGCCGCCCGCCGGTCCGCCGTGATCACCGGTCTGCCGGACGCCTACGGACGTGGCCGGATCGTCGGCGACTACCGTCGCGTCGCGCTGTACGGCGTCGGCCGGCTGATCGCGGACCGCGAGGCGGCCCGCGCCGACCTGGCCGCTCGACGCTCCACCGCCGACGTCATCCGCGACCGCGAAGAGCTCGCCGAGCAGATCAAGGCTCTGCGCGAGCTGGTCGAGATGGCCGCGAGCTACGGGTTCGACGTCACCCGGCCGGCCGGGACCGCGCAGGAGGCGGTCCAGTGGCTGTACTTCGCCTACTTGGCCGCCACCAAGGAGCAGAACGGCGCGGCGATGTCGCTGGGTCGCACGTCCACCTTCCTCGACATCTACCTGCAGCGCGATCTCGCCGCCGGTCTGATCGACGAGTCCACCGCACAGGAGCTCGTGGACCAGCTGGTCGTGAAGCTGCGGATCATCCGGTTCCTGCGGACGCCGCAGTACGACGAGCTCTTCTCCGGCGATCCCACGTGGGTGACCGAGAGCATCGGAGGCCTGGCCGCGGACGGCCGGGCACTGGTGACCCGAACCTCGTTCCGGTACCTGCAGACGCTGTACAACCTGGGGCCGGCGCCGGAACCGAACCTGACCGTGCTCTGGTCTCCCGACCTGCCGCCCGGGTTCAAGGACTTCGCTGCCCAGGTGTCCCTCGACACCAGCTCGATCCAGTACGAGAGCGACGAACTGCTGCGGCCGCGCTACGGCGACGACACCGCGATCGCGTGCTGCGTGTCGGCGATGCCGGTCGGCAAGGCGATGCAGTTCTTCGGCGCCCGGGTCAACCTCGCCAAGACGTTGCTGTACGCAATCAACGGCGGGCGGGACGAGGTCACCGGCGACCAGGTGGCGCCCGCGTCCCCCGCCGTCAGCGGGGACGTGCTCGACTACGACGACGTCATGGCCCGCCTCGACACCATGATGGGCTGGCTCGCCGAGACGTACGTCGACGCGCTCAACGTCATCCATTACATGCACGACAAGTACTGCTACGAGCGGCTGGAGATGGCGCTGCACGACTACCCCGTGCACCGCACGATGGCCTGCGGCATCGCCGGCCTGTCGGTCGCGGCGGACTCGCTGTCGGCGATCCGGTACGCGACGGTCCGACCCGTCCGCGACGACCGCGGGATCGTCGTCGACTTCACCCGTGCGGGCGACTTCCCCACCTTCGGCAACGACGACGACCGGGCCGACGAGATCGCCGCCTCGCTGGTCGACACCTTCATGGCCAAGGTGCGGGCCCAGCAGACCTATCGTGACGCCGAGCCGACCCAGTCCGTGCTGACCATCACGTCGAACGTCGTCTACGGCAAGAGCACCGGCAACACCCCGGACGGCCGGCGTGCGGGCGAACCGTTCGCCCCCGGCGCGAACCCGATGAACGGCCGCGACCACCACGGCATGCTGGCCGCGGCGCTGAGCGTCGCGAAGCTCCCGTACGACGCCGCCCGCGACGGCATCTCGCTCACCTCGTCCGTGACTCCCGCGGGACTCGGCCGAACCCGGGACGAGCAGATCGCCAACCTGGTCGGTGTGCTGGACAGCTTCGTCGACGCCGGCGGATTCCACCTCAACATCAACGTGCTCGACCGGGACACGCTGATCGACGCGATGGAACACCCGGACGACTACCCGTCGCTGACGGTGCGGGTCTCGGGGTACGCCGTGAACTTCGTCCGGCTCACCAGGGAGCAGCAGCTCGATGTCATCAACCGCACCTTCCACGCGGGGATCTAG
- a CDS encoding ABC transporter ATP-binding protein, protein MSTKARLDEAVRLEGVSAYGVRFADLVVRYGEVVALTGSNGSGKTTICRVLVGELAAAGSVEVLGPENGDLTGRIGYLIKDLETMGSLTSRDVLDICAAVRGCGTAYAHELGARLGLEIDRPMGQLSRGQLRRLSIVQALMHDPELIVLDDPMTELDDEGRLVLPGLLREAADRGAAVLMTTQLRSDAELCADRIVSLRSRDANCESNQSDPEPDLEAARAVVVRRAESCDAGRGTAVERGRLLRTARPAVRRGAAERMEGVTPAGDRPGRGHGSGPAGRGAGAPVPDPACDHLVPRLGGGPQRGRPEHRAGLTGAGRPRPG, encoded by the coding sequence ATGAGCACCAAGGCGCGGTTGGACGAGGCGGTACGGCTGGAGGGCGTTTCGGCGTACGGCGTCCGGTTCGCGGACCTCGTCGTGCGGTACGGCGAAGTCGTCGCACTGACCGGCTCGAACGGGTCCGGCAAGACCACGATCTGCCGGGTGCTCGTCGGGGAGCTGGCCGCCGCCGGGTCGGTTGAGGTGCTCGGCCCGGAGAACGGGGACCTGACCGGGCGGATCGGATACCTGATCAAGGATCTGGAGACGATGGGCTCGCTGACGTCACGGGACGTGCTCGACATCTGCGCCGCGGTCCGTGGCTGCGGCACGGCGTACGCACACGAGCTCGGCGCCCGGCTCGGACTGGAGATCGACCGGCCGATGGGGCAGTTGAGCCGCGGCCAGCTGCGGCGGCTGAGCATCGTCCAGGCGCTGATGCACGATCCGGAGCTGATCGTCCTGGACGACCCCATGACCGAGCTGGACGACGAGGGTCGCCTCGTGCTGCCCGGCTTGCTTCGGGAAGCGGCCGACCGTGGCGCCGCCGTACTGATGACCACGCAGCTCCGGTCCGACGCCGAGCTGTGCGCGGATCGTATCGTGTCGTTGAGGAGCCGAGATGCCAACTGCGAGAGCAACCAGAGTGACCCGGAACCAGATCTGGAAGCAGCTCGAGCGGTCGTCGTTCGCCGTGCTGAGTCATGTGACGCCGGGCGGGGAACCGCGGTCGAGCGGGGTCGTCTACTCCGCACGGCGCGGCCGGCTGTACGTCGTGGTGCCGCCGAACGGATGGAAGGCGTTACACCTGCGGGAGATCGGCCAGGTCGCGGTCACGGTTCCGGTCCGGCGGGGCGGGGTGCTGGCGCACCTGTTCCCGATCCCGCCTGCGACCATCTCGTTCCACGGCTGGGCGGTGGCCCACAGCGCGGACGCCCCGAGCATCGCGCCGGTCTCACCGGCGCTGGCCGGCCTCGTCCCGGCTGA
- a CDS encoding universal stress protein gives MTTQPAPIVVGYDGSTGSRHALAWATAEAVRTMAPLRLVEALELVISTRPAAGHVVPLEAVRTVRTRGLEAVAESVRLHHPHLTVETGLVGGAAPKVLIEAAQDARLLVLGSRGLGGWSGLLVGSVAVQVTTHAPCPVIVIPHELRQHDHHGPAVVVGVDGSKASAKAIDFAFEQADSLHARVIALHAWTSPYLTYADSTSMLAFDEEQVRNEARLLVAESVAGAAADHPDVQWTTELVTGSPAQALVRRAEFADLLVVGSRGRGGFTGLLLGSVSQSALHHAPSPIAIVR, from the coding sequence ATGACCACCCAGCCCGCCCCGATCGTCGTGGGGTACGACGGTTCGACCGGCAGCCGGCACGCACTCGCCTGGGCCACCGCCGAAGCCGTCCGCACGATGGCCCCGCTGCGGCTCGTCGAAGCCTTGGAGCTCGTCATCTCGACCCGGCCCGCGGCCGGCCACGTCGTACCTCTCGAAGCCGTGCGTACCGTGCGCACCAGAGGACTCGAAGCTGTCGCGGAGAGTGTCCGGCTGCACCACCCGCACCTCACGGTCGAGACCGGCCTCGTCGGCGGTGCGGCGCCGAAGGTGCTGATCGAGGCCGCCCAGGACGCCCGGCTGCTGGTCCTCGGATCGCGCGGCCTCGGCGGTTGGAGCGGTCTGCTTGTCGGATCGGTCGCGGTCCAGGTCACCACGCACGCGCCGTGCCCGGTGATCGTGATCCCGCACGAGCTCCGGCAGCACGACCACCATGGTCCCGCCGTCGTGGTCGGCGTGGACGGCTCGAAGGCCTCCGCGAAGGCGATCGACTTCGCGTTCGAGCAGGCAGATTCCTTGCACGCACGGGTGATCGCCCTGCACGCGTGGACTTCGCCGTACCTGACGTACGCCGACAGCACGTCGATGCTGGCGTTCGACGAGGAACAGGTGCGGAACGAGGCACGTCTGCTGGTCGCCGAGTCCGTCGCCGGCGCCGCTGCCGACCATCCCGACGTGCAGTGGACGACCGAACTGGTCACCGGGTCACCCGCGCAAGCACTCGTCCGCCGTGCCGAGTTCGCCGACCTCCTCGTCGTCGGCTCCCGCGGCCGCGGGGGCTTCACCGGTCTCCTGCTCGGCTCGGTCAGCCAATCGGCCCTGCATCACGCACCCAGTCCGATCGCCATCGTTCGCTGA